In Pelodictyon luteolum DSM 273, the genomic stretch AAATCGATCTTGCCCGAATTGAGTTCAACCGGGCCCTTGACCGGCAGCGCCGGGCTGTGGAGCGGTTTGCCTCGGAAATTGCCAGGCAGAAAGAGGAAATTGCGCGCAAGCAGGCGGACGGAAGCGCTCCCGTCGATCTTGAAGGGAGCGCCAATAGTCCGCAGGTAAGACGCGCTATCGAGAATACCTATTCCAACCTCTTTGAATTTGCGGCTTACCCGGATTTCGTGAACCCGTTCACCACCTATGCCGCGGGTCTGTTTTTCATGTCGCAGGGTGATTACCCGAAAGCCTCCACCCTCTTTAAAGAGGTTGCCGGTATGACACAGGGCAATGCAGTGGTTATGGGTGATCTTGCCGAGGCAGACGGCCTGCAGGCGAAGGGTCGGCATGTCTGGGTGGTCTTTGAAAACGGCTCCGGCCCGGTGAAGGAAGAAGTAAGGCTTGACCTTCCGCTGTTTCTTGTGACGAGTCAGATCAAATACACCGGTATCGCGCTGCCGAAGCTGGTACTCAGGGAGAACGGCTGCCAGGGGCTTTCTGTAATGGACGGGGCGCAGGTGGTCGGCAGTACCGAGCTGCTTTCAAGCATGGACCGGGTGGTGCAGACTGAATTCAAAAAACGCTATCCCGCCATCCTTCGTCGCGCGATTCTCTCGGCTGCCATGAAAACAGTGGTCCAGAACCAGGCACAGAAGCAGTTCGGCGATATCGGTGGTATTCTCGGAGGCCTCATGCAGCGGGCAACCACCATTGCCGATACCCGTATGTGGACGGCGCTTCCCAAGGAGTTCCAGATTGCCAGGGTTCGGGTGCCGAAGAGTGGTGTTCTTGACATAGAAACGGCTGGCGGCAGGGTGTTCAGCGTAACAGTGCCCATCGACGGAAGCTCGATGGTGTATGTGAAGGTGCCCGCCCCCGGGGCTACGCCATTCTGCAGCGTGACGCCGATGAACCCTGTGCCGGTTGCTGCAGATGAAGAGCGGCCTGTCGCAGTTGCCGGCCCTATGGAAGGGCCGGATGAAGCGCATGGAGAAGAGATTCATTCACATCAAGACATGGAGAAATAAGCATGCAAAGGAGTTCAAGATTAGGGGTGTTGTTTATGCTGCTGCTGTTCATCGGCGGGTGTGCCAGCACGCGTCTTGAAGAGCGCCGGGTATCGTTTGTAGATGGTTCGCTGAAGGGTGACATGCTTCTGACCGACTTTGTTTCGGTCGTCAACAGCAGCGGGTTGATGGAGGTGCAGGTGACGGGCAGGAACAAAACCTCCAGGTACCGCCTGCTCGAGTACCGCGTGGAGTGGTTTGAGGGAAGCGGGTTGCAGGTGCCGAGCGTCATGACGCGATGGACGACGTGTCCTGCTTTTGAAAAAGCGAACTTCTCATTCAGTGCCGTTGCCCCGAAACCGGGCGTTTCGGATTTCAGGATTTTAATCAGGAAAGCTAAAAAGTAACCGACAACCATAGGGAGAACCATGAAAGGAAAAAACATTCTGGCCGCTCTGGCGGTGGCCGTTACCATGAGCGGCTGCGCTACCTCCGTCCAGCACATTGACACGAGCAATGACCGGGGCAAGGCAGTTATGGGCCTTGATTACCGCGATTTCCAGACAGCTGCCGCCGAGGCGGTCGGCTCCATGCTGCAGTCCGGCGCCCTGAACAAAAGGGACGGTGGCCGTTATGTGCTTGTCGTTTCGCGTGTCATCAATGACACGATGCAGCGCATCGACACCGACCAGCTCGTCAAGAAGATACGCATCGATCTGCTCCAGAGCGGGAAGGTTGTCGTCACGACAGCCGTCGGCCCGAACGGCCCCGAGGACCGGATGGCAATGCAGACCCGTGAGCTGCGCCAGTCCGAAGAGTTCAACCAGTCGACCGTGGCCGGCAAAGGCAGGATGATCGCCCCCGAGCTCAGTCTTTCAGGCAAGATCCTGCAGAGGAACATCCGTGTGAGCAGCGGGACCCAGCAGGTCGAGTACTATTTCCAGCTGACCCTTACCGACATCAACACCGGCCTGGCGTTCTGGGAGGGTGAGAGCTTCATCGGCAAGCGGGGAAGCAACAAGAGTGTATCGTGGTGAAGAGGGCGTTCATCACACTGCTCGTGCTGACAGGGCCGGGGGCTCTCGCCGCTTCCCCGGACGGCGGGTATCCGGCAACGTCGGATCCGGTTGCGGTCAGCCCGGCTGCGCCTGCAGATTCGGAGATGCCGGTCGACTCTCTTGCTGTCACGCCAATCCTCATCCCTATGCCGGCTGATTCCGCGGCCATCGCCGGATCTCCGGACGAGGAGCCGGTTCCGGTGAGTCTGCCTCCCGAGCCTGAATATGACTGTGATTTCTAACGTTATGCGATTCTCCCCATGAGTATTTTCAAACAGATTTTCCTTGTGATCGTTATCCTTCTGCTGCCCATCCTGGCGCAGGCTGAATTCGTGGTTTCCCAGCTCGACGTGAAAGGGTACGGGGAGACGCGCTCTGAAGCGGTTCAGGATGCCCTGCTTGAGGCCATCCGTCAGAACCACGGGGTTGACATTCAGTCAAAAAGAGAGCTGGTGAGGGAACTTCCGGCTCCGGGTGCCGTGACGGACAGCGCAATGACCACCCCCGACAGGCATAACGCCGTCGTTCGCGACGAAGTGCGCGAGTCGGTTCGTGGAGCAGTCCGGCAGTACCGGGTGCTTGAGGCCCACGAACTCGCGGCCGGACGGTGGGAGGCAAGAGTATTGGTTGCATTCACCCACTACAAAAGCCCCGGCCTCAACGCCTCCAATCGGCGGCGGATAGCGGTAATGCCGTTCCGGACGGCCGGCATTCCGATGCTGCTCGACGGACAGCGGGTTCCTGCTGAAGAGGTCTCTGCGGAACTGGTTCAGCAGGTCGTGACGGAATTGACCCAGAGCCGGAAATTCACGGTACTCGACCGAGATTACATGGACGCGTATCTCAGTGAAAAGTCCCTTCTGCTCTCTCCGGATGGCGAAGAGTCGGAAATGATGAAAATGGGCAGGGTTCTCGGCGTGGACTACATGCTTGTAGGCAGTATTTCAGGGGGAGTCGAGCGCCGAGCAGAAGATGTGTTAGCCCTCACCGGTGAGCGGGTACAGCATGGTGCTGCTTCGCTCAATGTGGATTACCGGATCATCGTGATGCCGACGAGGGAGGTCAAGTGGTCGGGCAGCGAGCGGATTGTGCTTGAGGGGTCGGCTATGCCCAGGGAGGATGCCGTGTCGGCCGCCCCTGATGCCGTTCGCCGCGCTCTGGTTCTCGGTGCGGCTCGGATGATTGTGCGGCGCTCGCTCGATAACATTTACCCGCTTCGCGTCGTCGGCCGCAACGCAGCCGGTGAAGTGCTGGTGAACCAGGGCGGTGTGACCTTGCAGGACGGTGACCTTCTTGATGTGTTTGCCGCTGGTCCCGGTGTGAAGGATCACTATACAGGAGAGTCGCTGGGCGCTGTGGAGAGCCGGATCGGCAGAATCAGGGTGGTGCGGGTTGCCGCTAAAAAGTCCTACGCGGCGGTTGTTGATGGTGAACTGGCTCTCATGGCCGATGGCAGCATCTGCCGCAGGCTCAGCAGTGGAGGTGATCTCCCTCCTGTAAACCCCGGCCGCCCGACCGATGTCCGTTTGTCTGAAGACGGCGGTGCGGTGCTGCCGTTCGACCGCTGATTTTCAGTTCTCTTGTTGTTGCCGGGAATTATTCTTTCCCGGCGTCTGTTTAAAACACCTCTTGAACGGCCCCCCCTTGAAGGGGGTCTTTTTCATCACATAAATCCCAAAGAGGTTATGGAGGGTCATATCGTCATCACCGGCGCCACCGGCGTCATCGGCACCGAACTTGTCGCAGCACTGGAAAAAAGGGGCGAACAGGTAGTGGTCCTTGCTCGCAGCCCCGAAGCGGCTAAAGGGACAGTGCCCGGCGCCGCCAGATACGTCCTGTGGGACTCCGATATGGCCGAAGGGGAATGGACAGGCCTTGTCAGCGGAGCAAAAGCCGTGATACATCTTGCCGGCAAACCCCTGCTTGAGGCCC encodes the following:
- a CDS encoding YcfL family protein, yielding MLLLFIGGCASTRLEERRVSFVDGSLKGDMLLTDFVSVVNSSGLMEVQVTGRNKTSRYRLLEYRVEWFEGSGLQVPSVMTRWTTCPAFEKANFSFSAVAPKPGVSDFRILIRKAKK
- a CDS encoding COG3014 family protein, encoding MTPSSVRMAVQCIAVWVVVLLFLQGAAYAGQKKDIEKFNIFFENAQYDQAADFELERIGGKRQDKAKLLQSMQAAAALRYCNRLELSSLLFDECEAIIKEHDEKLFASNAASSAGSVLLNDSSLDYKGSVYDGVMVNTYKALNFWQEGKIDLARIEFNRALDRQRRAVERFASEIARQKEEIARKQADGSAPVDLEGSANSPQVRRAIENTYSNLFEFAAYPDFVNPFTTYAAGLFFMSQGDYPKASTLFKEVAGMTQGNAVVMGDLAEADGLQAKGRHVWVVFENGSGPVKEEVRLDLPLFLVTSQIKYTGIALPKLVLRENGCQGLSVMDGAQVVGSTELLSSMDRVVQTEFKKRYPAILRRAILSAAMKTVVQNQAQKQFGDIGGILGGLMQRATTIADTRMWTALPKEFQIARVRVPKSGVLDIETAGGRVFSVTVPIDGSSMVYVKVPAPGATPFCSVTPMNPVPVAADEERPVAVAGPMEGPDEAHGEEIHSHQDMEK
- a CDS encoding CsgG/HfaB family protein, whose amino-acid sequence is MSIFKQIFLVIVILLLPILAQAEFVVSQLDVKGYGETRSEAVQDALLEAIRQNHGVDIQSKRELVRELPAPGAVTDSAMTTPDRHNAVVRDEVRESVRGAVRQYRVLEAHELAAGRWEARVLVAFTHYKSPGLNASNRRRIAVMPFRTAGIPMLLDGQRVPAEEVSAELVQQVVTELTQSRKFTVLDRDYMDAYLSEKSLLLSPDGEESEMMKMGRVLGVDYMLVGSISGGVERRAEDVLALTGERVQHGAASLNVDYRIIVMPTREVKWSGSERIVLEGSAMPREDAVSAAPDAVRRALVLGAARMIVRRSLDNIYPLRVVGRNAAGEVLVNQGGVTLQDGDLLDVFAAGPGVKDHYTGESLGAVESRIGRIRVVRVAAKKSYAAVVDGELALMADGSICRRLSSGGDLPPVNPGRPTDVRLSEDGGAVLPFDR
- the lpoB gene encoding penicillin-binding protein activator LpoB, producing MKGKNILAALAVAVTMSGCATSVQHIDTSNDRGKAVMGLDYRDFQTAAAEAVGSMLQSGALNKRDGGRYVLVVSRVINDTMQRIDTDQLVKKIRIDLLQSGKVVVTTAVGPNGPEDRMAMQTRELRQSEEFNQSTVAGKGRMIAPELSLSGKILQRNIRVSSGTQQVEYYFQLTLTDINTGLAFWEGESFIGKRGSNKSVSW